In Malus sylvestris chromosome 15, drMalSylv7.2, whole genome shotgun sequence, a single genomic region encodes these proteins:
- the LOC126605484 gene encoding uncharacterized protein LOC126605484 isoform X1, which translates to MSGFSDQLEEIKSLISSAATKANKSFAYSTLLHLQQQSSDCHDSIQMLARSCRSLIRPTVADVRNNDEEIATQALKCLGFMIYHPSIVAEIAADDVKFVLDSLAKLITTTKMKSVCNLGVWCISIQQLSTPLLAAHFHSLLLAIVHAIDNPIGSLSTTFEAIQAVMKLATLLSENMREMSHIWAPPVYRRLLSSDKRERDMSESCLLNTRSTILPPPLNLSKAVVKDLKPRLLTGMHHMLTNGMKVQTIQAWGWFIRLLGSHALKNRQLINQMLKIPEQTFSDHDSQVQIASQVAWEGLIDALVHPTMILPFETNATKKDNGMEQIGTCKGNGSEIKKNGYLKGTKLIMTPLIGIMSTKCDVSVHLACLNTWCYLLHKLDISLSDSSVIRMVLEPVVEAIFQVDPDSKSIWARNLCIDLLNDFILAKCKDIDYDSLNQVNHQLLGKTSRIAPFVSGSFSWKQYPIKWFPWDLSLLDFHLKMIYILICQALRETVSHDNRISAADASLRLFRSVLKGVQLELKRSSISYDDIMFCLNAILKFVKNTCEKVISDCSDRNDLHHISLQLVEAVCEEIEHTIVGSPLYRVPFDIKCIDNLQILVDIGCGKSGVTNAYMDMVSPMVYLSVLYFCLVVQSTMTEPKTDNNLQRMQNYFKYLLSMFDPLESLVVTTGLLYKHSGPSCLRMWIAVAEGLKFYIDDMKDFSSLKMESDSKCCFAVCDLLSYPLVVCSCTPKYVMSAELGSPSKESHASHHIQVELDQVITLWKSLYCSLCTSISGCFIGGSFFEDLFSILDRCLEKCTSMLVCADEYVLKFKDLALHCISSYGDVLICILEKFCSSEFNSYRDNKHGSNHKVSSAIQFCLKLIIRYMKLLQTKIGSDEPIGLSAVSRVYSALAHLLSSLHLKEDILSFFKIVSDPLLQWLVLMETQDENTSNQFQLLWAETLNCLRRSQPPIIFDSAFLQLQAPILAKTLDHSNLSISNPTITFWNSTYGEQTELDYPQTLRHVLDKLWRNGRISLHKRSPPRQRCQSRPGSATAPPRYRVNATHNRGSKRVELQEDTIGGELKEMPPCSSLKRKRLELTEHQKEVRRAQQGRERDCSGHGPGIQTFTSMDFSQGNEDTQDNQDIRNAECILELLRKG; encoded by the exons ATGTCCGGATTTTCAGACCAGCTCGAAGAAATAAAATCCCTGATATCTTCAGCCGCCACCAAAGCAAACAAGTCCTTCGCCTACTCCACCCTCTTACACCTCCAGCAGCAATCCTCCGACTGCCACGATTCAATTCAAATGCTTGCGCGGAGCTGCCGGAGCCTCATCCGTCCGACCGTCGCCGATGTTCGGAACAATGACGAAGAAAT TGCAACTCAGGCATTGAAATGCTTGGGCTTTATGATATATCATCCGTCCATCGTTGCCGAAATCGCAG CGGATGATGTCAAATTTGTTTTAGATTCACTGGCAAAGCTCATTACAACCACAAAAATGAAG TCTGTTTGCAATTTAGGGGTGTGGTGCATATCTATCCAACAATTGAGTACACCACTTTTAGCTGCCCATTTCCATTCTCTTTTGCTTGCGATTGTTCATGCCATTGACAATCCTATCGGTTCTTTGTCGACTACTTTTGAGGCTATTCAG GCTGTTATGAAGCTAGCAACTTTGTTAAGTGAGAATATGAGAGAGATGTCGCATATATGGGCTCCTCCAGTATATAGAAGACTCCTTAGCTCTGATAAGAGGGAGAGGGATATGTCGGAGAGTTGTTTATTGAACACTAGGTCTACAATATTACCCCCTCCGCTAAATCTTTCCAAG GCAGTTGTCAAAGATTTGAAGCCAAGGTTGCTTACTGGGATGCACCACATGCTAACCAACGGCATGAAGGTTCAAACTATTCAAGCATGGGGATGGTTTATCCGCTTACTGGGATCTCATGCCTTGAAGAACAGGCAGTTAATTAATCAGATGCTAAAAATTCCCGAGCAGACATTTTCAGATCATGACTCACAAGTTCAAATTGCTTCACAA GTTGCCTGGGAAGGTCTTATTGATGCCCTTGTTCACCCTACCATGATATTACCCTTTGAGACAAATGCGACAAAAAAGGACAATGGTATGGAACAAATAGGAACATGCAAGGGAAACGGtagtgaaattaaaaaaaatggatacTTAAAAGGCACAAAGCTCATTATGACACCACTGATAGGCATCATGTCGACTAAATGTGATGTATCTGTTCATTTAGCTTGCTTGAACACGTGGTGTTATTTATTGCATAAACTTGATATCTCTCTCAGTGATTCTTCTGTCATCAGAATGGTACTAGAGCCTGTTGTTGAGGCAATTTTTCAAGTTGATCCTGATAGTAAGAGCATCTGGGCCAGGAATCTGTGCATAGATTTGCTTAATGATTTCATATTGGCAAAATGTAAAGATATAGATTATGACTCACTTAATCAAGTGAACCATCAGTTATTGGGCAAAACCTCTAGGATTGCTCCCTTTGTATCCGGAAGTTTCTCTTGGAAGCAGTATCCCATCAAATGGTTTCCATGGGATCTGAGTCTTTTAGACTTCCATTTAAAGATGATCTACATTCTTATCTGTCAAGCGTTAAGGGAAACTGTCTCCCACGATAACAGGATTTCAGCTGCGGATGCCTCCTTAAGGTTATTTAGATCTGTTTTGAAAGGAGTTCAGTTGGAGTTGAAAAGGTCGTCTATCAGTTATGATGATattatgttttgtttgaatGCAATATTGAAGTTCGTAAAAAATACTTGTGAAAAAGTTATTTCAGATTGTAGTGACAGAAATGACTTACATCACATATCGCTTCAGTTGGTGGAGGCTGTCTGTGAGGAGATTGAACATACTATAGTGGGATCCCCTCTTTACAGGGTGCCATTTGACATCAAGTGTATTGATAACCTGCAAATATTAGTTGACATTGGATGTGGAAAATCTGGTGTCACTAACGCTTACATGGATATGGTTTCACCAATGGTTTATTTAAGTGTACTTTACTTCTGCTTAGTGGTTCAGTCAACAATGACTGAACCCAAAACAGACAACAATCTTCAGAGAATGCAGAATTATTTCAAATATCTGTTATCAATGTTTGATCCCCTGGAAAGCCTAGTTGTCACTACTGGATTATTGTACAAGCACAGTGGGCCTAGCTGCTTAAGGATGTGGATTGCAGTGGCAGAAGGTTTGAAGTTCTACATTGATGATATGAAGGATTTTTCGTCATTGAAAATGGAGTCTGACAGCAAATGTTGTTTTGCCGTGTGCGATCTGTTGTCCTATCCACTAGTTGTATGCTCCTGTACTCCGAAATACGTTATGTCTGCAGAGCTTGGAAGCCCCTCAAAAGAATCTCATGCTTCACATCACATACAGGTTGAGCTTGACCAAGTTATCACACTCTGGAAGTCCCTCTATTGTTCCCTCTGCACCTCAATATCTGGGTGTTTCATTGGCGGCAGTTTCTTTGAGGATCTCTTTTCAATATTGGATAGGTGCCTTGAAAAGTGTACTAGCATGCTTGTGTGTGCTGATGAGTATGTCTTAAAATTCAAGGATCTGGCTCTTCATTGCATTTCCTCATATGGCGATGTGTTGATATGTATTTTGGAAAAATTCTGCTCTTCAGAATTTAATTCATATCGAGATAACAAGCATGGCTCTAACCACAAGGTCTCTAGTGCCATTCAATTCTGCTTGAAATTGATCATCAG ATATATGAAGTTGTTGCAGACAAAGATAGGATCAGACGAACCAATTGGTCTTAGTGCAGTCTCAAG GGTATATTCTGCATTGGCACACTTGCTGAGTTCCCTGCACTTGAAAGAGGATATCCTATCCTTCTTCAAG ATAGTATCTGATCCACTGCTTCAGTGGCTGGTACTCATGGAAACACAAGATGAGAACACCAGCAATCAATTTCAACTCCTGTGGGCAGAAACGCTTAATTGTTTAAGGAGGAGTCAGCCTCCAATAATCTTTGACTCTGCATTTCTCCAACTCCAAGCACCCATCCTTGCAAAAACTCTTGATCACTCAAACCTGTCCATTTCAAATCCAACCATCACCTTCTGGAATTCCACATATGGCGAACAAACTGAATTGGATTACCCCCAGACCTTACGTCATGTCTTAGACAAGCTCTGGAGAAATGGAAGAATAAGCCTCCATAAGAGAAGCCCACCACGTCAAAGATGTCAATCAAGACCGGGATCCGCTACCGCTCCACCAAGATACAGGGTCAATGCAACCCATAACAGAGGCTCAAAAAGAGTAGAACTGCAAGAGGACACGATAGGCGGTGAGCTCAAAGAAATGCCTCCATGTTCGAGTTTGAAAAGGAAAAGGTTGGAACTAACTGAGCATCAGAAGGAAGTAAGGCGAGCACAGCAAGGAAGGGAGAGGGATTGTAGCGGTCACGGCCCGGGCATCCAGACTTTCACAAGCATGGATTTTTCGCAGGGGAACGAGGATACGCAAGACAACCAAGATATCCGGAATGCAGAGTGCATCTTGGAGCTGTTGAGAAAGGGATAG
- the LOC126605484 gene encoding uncharacterized protein LOC126605484 isoform X2, which produces MSGFSDQLEEIKSLISSAATKANKSFAYSTLLHLQQQSSDCHDSIQMLARSCRSLIRPTVADVRNNDEEIATQALKCLGFMIYHPSIVAEIAADDVKFVLDSLAKLITTTKMKSVCNLGVWCISIQQLSTPLLAAHFHSLLLAIVHAIDNPIGSLSTTFEAIQAVVKDLKPRLLTGMHHMLTNGMKVQTIQAWGWFIRLLGSHALKNRQLINQMLKIPEQTFSDHDSQVQIASQVAWEGLIDALVHPTMILPFETNATKKDNGMEQIGTCKGNGSEIKKNGYLKGTKLIMTPLIGIMSTKCDVSVHLACLNTWCYLLHKLDISLSDSSVIRMVLEPVVEAIFQVDPDSKSIWARNLCIDLLNDFILAKCKDIDYDSLNQVNHQLLGKTSRIAPFVSGSFSWKQYPIKWFPWDLSLLDFHLKMIYILICQALRETVSHDNRISAADASLRLFRSVLKGVQLELKRSSISYDDIMFCLNAILKFVKNTCEKVISDCSDRNDLHHISLQLVEAVCEEIEHTIVGSPLYRVPFDIKCIDNLQILVDIGCGKSGVTNAYMDMVSPMVYLSVLYFCLVVQSTMTEPKTDNNLQRMQNYFKYLLSMFDPLESLVVTTGLLYKHSGPSCLRMWIAVAEGLKFYIDDMKDFSSLKMESDSKCCFAVCDLLSYPLVVCSCTPKYVMSAELGSPSKESHASHHIQVELDQVITLWKSLYCSLCTSISGCFIGGSFFEDLFSILDRCLEKCTSMLVCADEYVLKFKDLALHCISSYGDVLICILEKFCSSEFNSYRDNKHGSNHKVSSAIQFCLKLIIRYMKLLQTKIGSDEPIGLSAVSRVYSALAHLLSSLHLKEDILSFFKIVSDPLLQWLVLMETQDENTSNQFQLLWAETLNCLRRSQPPIIFDSAFLQLQAPILAKTLDHSNLSISNPTITFWNSTYGEQTELDYPQTLRHVLDKLWRNGRISLHKRSPPRQRCQSRPGSATAPPRYRVNATHNRGSKRVELQEDTIGGELKEMPPCSSLKRKRLELTEHQKEVRRAQQGRERDCSGHGPGIQTFTSMDFSQGNEDTQDNQDIRNAECILELLRKG; this is translated from the exons ATGTCCGGATTTTCAGACCAGCTCGAAGAAATAAAATCCCTGATATCTTCAGCCGCCACCAAAGCAAACAAGTCCTTCGCCTACTCCACCCTCTTACACCTCCAGCAGCAATCCTCCGACTGCCACGATTCAATTCAAATGCTTGCGCGGAGCTGCCGGAGCCTCATCCGTCCGACCGTCGCCGATGTTCGGAACAATGACGAAGAAAT TGCAACTCAGGCATTGAAATGCTTGGGCTTTATGATATATCATCCGTCCATCGTTGCCGAAATCGCAG CGGATGATGTCAAATTTGTTTTAGATTCACTGGCAAAGCTCATTACAACCACAAAAATGAAG TCTGTTTGCAATTTAGGGGTGTGGTGCATATCTATCCAACAATTGAGTACACCACTTTTAGCTGCCCATTTCCATTCTCTTTTGCTTGCGATTGTTCATGCCATTGACAATCCTATCGGTTCTTTGTCGACTACTTTTGAGGCTATTCAG GCAGTTGTCAAAGATTTGAAGCCAAGGTTGCTTACTGGGATGCACCACATGCTAACCAACGGCATGAAGGTTCAAACTATTCAAGCATGGGGATGGTTTATCCGCTTACTGGGATCTCATGCCTTGAAGAACAGGCAGTTAATTAATCAGATGCTAAAAATTCCCGAGCAGACATTTTCAGATCATGACTCACAAGTTCAAATTGCTTCACAA GTTGCCTGGGAAGGTCTTATTGATGCCCTTGTTCACCCTACCATGATATTACCCTTTGAGACAAATGCGACAAAAAAGGACAATGGTATGGAACAAATAGGAACATGCAAGGGAAACGGtagtgaaattaaaaaaaatggatacTTAAAAGGCACAAAGCTCATTATGACACCACTGATAGGCATCATGTCGACTAAATGTGATGTATCTGTTCATTTAGCTTGCTTGAACACGTGGTGTTATTTATTGCATAAACTTGATATCTCTCTCAGTGATTCTTCTGTCATCAGAATGGTACTAGAGCCTGTTGTTGAGGCAATTTTTCAAGTTGATCCTGATAGTAAGAGCATCTGGGCCAGGAATCTGTGCATAGATTTGCTTAATGATTTCATATTGGCAAAATGTAAAGATATAGATTATGACTCACTTAATCAAGTGAACCATCAGTTATTGGGCAAAACCTCTAGGATTGCTCCCTTTGTATCCGGAAGTTTCTCTTGGAAGCAGTATCCCATCAAATGGTTTCCATGGGATCTGAGTCTTTTAGACTTCCATTTAAAGATGATCTACATTCTTATCTGTCAAGCGTTAAGGGAAACTGTCTCCCACGATAACAGGATTTCAGCTGCGGATGCCTCCTTAAGGTTATTTAGATCTGTTTTGAAAGGAGTTCAGTTGGAGTTGAAAAGGTCGTCTATCAGTTATGATGATattatgttttgtttgaatGCAATATTGAAGTTCGTAAAAAATACTTGTGAAAAAGTTATTTCAGATTGTAGTGACAGAAATGACTTACATCACATATCGCTTCAGTTGGTGGAGGCTGTCTGTGAGGAGATTGAACATACTATAGTGGGATCCCCTCTTTACAGGGTGCCATTTGACATCAAGTGTATTGATAACCTGCAAATATTAGTTGACATTGGATGTGGAAAATCTGGTGTCACTAACGCTTACATGGATATGGTTTCACCAATGGTTTATTTAAGTGTACTTTACTTCTGCTTAGTGGTTCAGTCAACAATGACTGAACCCAAAACAGACAACAATCTTCAGAGAATGCAGAATTATTTCAAATATCTGTTATCAATGTTTGATCCCCTGGAAAGCCTAGTTGTCACTACTGGATTATTGTACAAGCACAGTGGGCCTAGCTGCTTAAGGATGTGGATTGCAGTGGCAGAAGGTTTGAAGTTCTACATTGATGATATGAAGGATTTTTCGTCATTGAAAATGGAGTCTGACAGCAAATGTTGTTTTGCCGTGTGCGATCTGTTGTCCTATCCACTAGTTGTATGCTCCTGTACTCCGAAATACGTTATGTCTGCAGAGCTTGGAAGCCCCTCAAAAGAATCTCATGCTTCACATCACATACAGGTTGAGCTTGACCAAGTTATCACACTCTGGAAGTCCCTCTATTGTTCCCTCTGCACCTCAATATCTGGGTGTTTCATTGGCGGCAGTTTCTTTGAGGATCTCTTTTCAATATTGGATAGGTGCCTTGAAAAGTGTACTAGCATGCTTGTGTGTGCTGATGAGTATGTCTTAAAATTCAAGGATCTGGCTCTTCATTGCATTTCCTCATATGGCGATGTGTTGATATGTATTTTGGAAAAATTCTGCTCTTCAGAATTTAATTCATATCGAGATAACAAGCATGGCTCTAACCACAAGGTCTCTAGTGCCATTCAATTCTGCTTGAAATTGATCATCAG ATATATGAAGTTGTTGCAGACAAAGATAGGATCAGACGAACCAATTGGTCTTAGTGCAGTCTCAAG GGTATATTCTGCATTGGCACACTTGCTGAGTTCCCTGCACTTGAAAGAGGATATCCTATCCTTCTTCAAG ATAGTATCTGATCCACTGCTTCAGTGGCTGGTACTCATGGAAACACAAGATGAGAACACCAGCAATCAATTTCAACTCCTGTGGGCAGAAACGCTTAATTGTTTAAGGAGGAGTCAGCCTCCAATAATCTTTGACTCTGCATTTCTCCAACTCCAAGCACCCATCCTTGCAAAAACTCTTGATCACTCAAACCTGTCCATTTCAAATCCAACCATCACCTTCTGGAATTCCACATATGGCGAACAAACTGAATTGGATTACCCCCAGACCTTACGTCATGTCTTAGACAAGCTCTGGAGAAATGGAAGAATAAGCCTCCATAAGAGAAGCCCACCACGTCAAAGATGTCAATCAAGACCGGGATCCGCTACCGCTCCACCAAGATACAGGGTCAATGCAACCCATAACAGAGGCTCAAAAAGAGTAGAACTGCAAGAGGACACGATAGGCGGTGAGCTCAAAGAAATGCCTCCATGTTCGAGTTTGAAAAGGAAAAGGTTGGAACTAACTGAGCATCAGAAGGAAGTAAGGCGAGCACAGCAAGGAAGGGAGAGGGATTGTAGCGGTCACGGCCCGGGCATCCAGACTTTCACAAGCATGGATTTTTCGCAGGGGAACGAGGATACGCAAGACAACCAAGATATCCGGAATGCAGAGTGCATCTTGGAGCTGTTGAGAAAGGGATAG